A genomic segment from Saimiri boliviensis isolate mSaiBol1 chromosome 14, mSaiBol1.pri, whole genome shotgun sequence encodes:
- the LOC141581060 gene encoding uncharacterized protein LOC141581060, with translation MAIMLLCLLQLAAPLCSYSITIRFYLFWLNTP, from the coding sequence ATGGCTATAATGCTGCTCTGCCTTCTACAGCTTGCTGCACCACTCTGTAGTTACTCTATTACCATACGTTTCTATCTTTTTTGGTTAAACActccatga
- the ZBED6 gene encoding zinc finger BED domain-containing protein 6: MSVCTLSVPVSSHSPGRRCSTFSGSGILGCVPINSNTDEDVVEEKMVAEGVNKEAKQPAKKKRKKGLRIKGKRRRKKLILAKKFSKDLGSGRPVADAPTLLASNDSEQDEESLFESNIEKQIYLPSTRAKTSIVWHFFHVDPQYTWRAICNLCEKSVSRGKPGSHLGTSTLQRHLQARHSPHWTRANKFGVTSGEEDFTLDVSLSPSSGSNGSFEYIPTDPLEDNRMGKKRDKSASDALRAERGRFLIKSNIVKHALIPGTRAKTSAVWNFFYTDPQHISRAVCNICKRSVSRGRPGSHLGTSTLQRHLQATHPIHWAVANKDSGAVADALDEAETDRSDLLSDTLHGEKSTGSQDLTAEDLSDSDSDEPPLLEVENRSESPIPVAEQGTLMHAQERETTRCGNPVSSQISQAIIQMIVEDMHPYNYFSTPAFQRFMQIVAPDYRLPSETYFFTKAVPQLYDCVREKIFLTLENVQSQKIHLTVDIWTHDPSTDYFIVTVHWVSLETSSFLNNGRIPNFRKWAVLCVTGLAKDCLITNILQELNDQIGLWLSPNFLIPSLIVSDNSSNVVHAVKDGGFTHVPCFLHCLNVVIQDFFCEHKSIENMLVAARKTCHHFSHSVKARQILQEFQNDHQLPWKNLKQDETGHWISTFYMLKWLLEHCYSVHHSLGRASGVVLTSLQWTLMTYVCDILKPFEEATQKVSVKTAGLNQVLPLIHHLLLSLQKLREDFQVRGITQALNLVDSLSLKLETDTLLSAMLKSKPCILATLLDPCFKNSLEDFFPQGADLETYKQILAEEVCNYMESSPEICQIPTSEASCPSVTVGADSFTSSLKEGTSNSGSVDSSTVDNVALGSKSFMFPSAIAVVDEYFKEKYSELSEGDDPLIYWQRKISIWPALTQVAIQYLSCPMCSWQSECIFTKNSHFHPKQIMSLDFDNIEQLMFLKMNLKNVNYDYSTLVLSWDPENEVVQNSEKEILP, encoded by the coding sequence ATGAGTGTATGTACTTTAAGTGTACCAGTTTCCTCACACTCTCCTGGCAGAAGATGCAGCACTTTTAGTGGTTCTGGGATTCTCGGATGTGTTCCTATTAATTCTAACACAGATGAAGATGTGGTAGAGGAAAAGATGGTAGCAGAAGGAGTGAATAAAGAGGCAAAACAGCctgctaaaaagaaaagaaagaagggttTGCGAATTAAGGGGAAAAGGCGTCGGAAAAAACTGATTCTTGCCAAAAAGTTTAGTAAGGATTTGGGATCTGGGAGGCCTGTTGCAGATGCCCCGACTTTGTTAGCTTCCAATGACTCTGAGCAGGATGAAGAAAGTCTTTTTGAGAGCAATATAGAAAAACAGATCTATCTACCTAGTACTAGAGCCAAGACCTCCATTGTGTGGCACTTCTTTCATGTTGACCCCCAGTACACCTGGCGGGCTATTTGTAACCTCTGTGAGAAAAGTGTCAGCAGGGGTAAACCAGGTAGCCATCTTGGTACATCTACTCTTCAGCGACATCTGCAAGCAAGGCATTCACCTCATTGGACCAGGGCCAACAAGTTTGGCGTCACTAGTGGAGAGGAGGACTTTACCTTGGATGTGTCTTTATCTCCCTCTTCTGGAAGCAATGGAAGCTTTGAATATATTCCTACTGATCCATTAGAAGACAACAGAATGGGGAAGAAACGTGATAAGTCAGCATCTGATGCCCTAAGGGCAGAAAGAGGGAGATTCCTTATCAAAAGTAACATTGTCAAGCATGCTTTAATTCCTGGAACTAGAGCCAAGACATCTGcagtttggaattttttttatacTGATCCTCAGCACATCTCAAGAGCTGTGtgtaatatatgtaaaagaaGTGTGAGCCGGGGTAGACCGGGGTCCCACTTAGGGACTTCAACACTTCAGCGACACCTGCAAGCCACACATCCTATCCATTGGGCTGTTGCCAACAAAGACAGTGGTGCTGTTGCAGATGCACTAGATGAAGCTGAGACCGACAGAAGTGATCTCTTGAGTGATACCTTGCATGGAGAAAAGTCTACAGGCAGCCAAGATTTAACAGCTGAGGACCTTAGTGACTCTGATTCAGATGAACCTCCTTTGTTAGAGGTTGAAAATAGATCCGAAAGTCCTATTCCTGTTGCAGAGCAAGGCACTCTGATGCATGCGCAGGAGAGAGAAACAACACGTTGTGGAAATCCAGTCTCAAGTCAAATAAGTCAGGCAATTATCCAGATGATTGTGGAGGATATGCATCCTTACAACTACTTCTCAACCCCAGCCTTTCAGAGGTTCATGCAGATTGTGGCCCCTGATTATAGGTTGCCATCAGAGACTTACTTTTTCACTAAGGCTGTACCTCAGTTATATGATTGTGTCAGAGAAAAAATTTTCCTGACTTTAGAGAATGTTCAAAGCCAAAAGATCCACCTGACTGTTGACATATGGACCCACGACCCATCCACTGACTATTTTATTGTGACTGTACACTGGGTCTCTTTGGAAACTTCATCGTTTCTCAATAATGGCAGGATTCCCAATTTTAGAAAGTGGGCAGTGCTTTGTGTTACAGGTTTGGCTAAAGACTGTTTGATAACCAATATTTTACAAGAATTAAATGACCAGATTGGTCTGTGGCTTTCTCCAAATTTCCTTATCCCTAGCTTAATTGTTTCTGACAATTCCTCTAATGTGGTACATGCAGTCAAAGATGGTGGTTTTACCCATGTGCCATGCTTCCTGCATTGTTTAAATGTGGTCATTCAGGACTTTTTTTGTGAGCACAAAAGCATTGAGAATATGTTAGTGGCTGCTAGGAAAACCTGCCATCATTTTAGTCATTCGGTCAAGGCCCGTCAGATACTGCAAGAGTTTCAAAATGATCACCAACTTCCCTGGAAGAATTTGAAGCAGGATGAAACTGGCCATTGGATTTCTACCTTTTATATGTTAAAATGGCTATTGGAGCATTGCTACTCAGTTCACCATAGTCTTGGTAGAGCCAGTGGAGTTGTGCTCACCTCCCTTCAGTGGACTCTAATGACTTATGTTTGTGATATTCTTAAGCCATTTGAGGAGGCTACCCAGAAAGTGAGTGTGAAGACCGCAGGATTGAATCAGGTGCTACCCCTAATCCATCATCTTCTCCTTTCCCTGCAGAAACTCAGAGAAGATTTTCAAGTCAGAGGTATTACTCAGGCCCTCAATCTGGTGGATAGTTTATCTCTGAAACTTGAAACGGATACCCTTCTAAGTGCCATGCTTAAGTCCAAGCCCTGTATCTTGGCTACTTTGTTAGATCCTTGCTTTAAGAACAGTTTGGAAGACTTTTTTCCTCAAGGTGCTGACTTAGAAACTTATAAGCAGATCCTTGCAGAAGAGGTTTGTAATTATATGGAATCTTCACCAGAGATCTGCCAAATTCCAACTTCAGAAGCTTCTTGTCCCTCAGTTACAGTAGGAGCTGATTCATTTACCTCATCTCTAAAAGAAGGCACCTCCAATTCAGGTTCCGTTGATAGCTCAACTGTAGACAATGTTGCCCTTGGAAGCAAAAGCTTCATGTTCCCTTCTGCTATAGCAGTTGTGGATGAGTACTTCAAAGAGAAGTATTCAGAGCTCTCAGAAGGTGATGACCCTTTAATTTACTGGCAGAGGAAGATAAGCATATGGCCGGCTTTGACCCAGGTTGCCATCCAGTATCTAAGTTGCCCCATGTGTAGTTGGCAATCTGAAtgtatctttactaaaaatagccACTTTCATCCAAAACAGATCATGAGTCTGGACTTTGACAATATAGAACAGCTGATGTTTCTGAAAATGAACTTGAAAAATGTTAACTACGATTATTCTACATTGGTTCTGAGCTGGGATCCTGAGAATGAAGTTGTTCAAAATagtgaaaaagaaatactaccttaa